A single Streptomyces sp. Edi2 DNA region contains:
- a CDS encoding protein phosphatase 2C domain-containing protein has translation MDRPTADRPPTDRPPTDRPAAPSPRTPRTPRTPQDTPPPTTADFAGDRRPTTADFAGDRQPTTADLAADRPPTTADLAADRQLAPGAEPGELPAADPAALDDPVPDTTLDGARYGALTLRAASQRGDAARRRGDIRRDALLTARFGAGRHALILVAVATGRPSAEGAHRAARDACTWIGGAIGRSYTRLAEDIRTDRRGALKSGLQRLTDRSYGTLRSRAPERGLPPEKGVPPERAAPPARHPAALRCLLLPADPDCRTRVFFGVGAGGLFLLRDGAWQDLEPAGTDHLSVKAAGTGQLPRPAPFPAHDPHPNGSPARPEPFLFRTAFARPGDTLLLCTAGLAEPLREEPAFAARLADRWSAAGPPDLVDFLTAAQLRAGDHPKDRTAVGVWES, from the coding sequence ATGGACCGCCCGACGGCCGACCGCCCACCGACTGACCGGCCGCCCACTGACCGGCCGGCCGCTCCGTCGCCCCGCACACCCCGCACACCCCGCACACCTCAGGACACTCCGCCGCCCACTACGGCCGACTTCGCCGGTGACCGGCGGCCCACCACGGCCGACTTCGCTGGTGACCGGCAGCCCACAACGGCCGACCTAGCTGCTGACCGGCCGCCCACCACCGCCGACCTCGCCGCCGACCGGCAGCTCGCCCCCGGGGCCGAACCGGGCGAACTGCCCGCCGCCGACCCGGCCGCCCTCGACGACCCGGTGCCGGACACCACGCTGGACGGTGCCCGGTACGGCGCGCTGACCCTGCGTGCCGCCTCACAGCGCGGCGACGCCGCCCGTCGTCGCGGCGATATACGCCGTGATGCGCTGCTCACCGCCCGCTTCGGGGCCGGCCGGCACGCCCTGATCCTGGTCGCCGTCGCCACGGGCCGGCCGTCCGCCGAGGGCGCCCACCGTGCCGCCCGGGACGCCTGCACCTGGATCGGCGGCGCGATCGGCCGCAGCTACACCCGACTGGCGGAGGACATCAGGACCGACCGTCGCGGCGCCCTCAAATCCGGGCTGCAGCGGCTCACCGACCGCAGCTACGGCACACTGCGCAGCCGGGCGCCGGAACGGGGCCTCCCACCGGAAAAGGGCGTCCCACCGGAGCGGGCCGCCCCACCGGCGCGGCACCCGGCCGCGTTGCGCTGTCTCCTGCTGCCCGCCGACCCGGACTGCCGTACCCGGGTGTTCTTCGGTGTCGGTGCGGGCGGCCTCTTCCTGCTGCGCGACGGCGCCTGGCAGGACCTGGAGCCCGCCGGGACGGACCATCTCTCCGTAAAGGCGGCGGGCACCGGCCAACTGCCCCGGCCCGCCCCGTTCCCGGCGCACGACCCGCACCCGAACGGCAGCCCCGCACGGCCCGAGCCGTTCCTCTTCCGGACCGCCTTCGCCCGTCCGGGGGACACTCTGCTGCTGTGTACCGCGGGTCTCGCCGAACCGCTGCGGGAGGAGCCCGCCTTCGCCGCCCGGCTGGCCGACCGGTGGTCCGCCGCCGGACCGCCGGACCTGGTGGACTTCCTCACCGCCGCGCAACTGCGGGCCGGGGACCACCCGAAGGACCGTACGGCCGTGGGGGTGTGGGAGTCGTAG
- a CDS encoding pyruvate dehydrogenase encodes MAKQTVAEQFVDILVRAGVQRLYGVVGDSLNPVVDAIRRNSAIDWIQVRHEEVAAFAAGAEAQLTGSLAACAGSCGPGNLHLINGLYDAHRSMAPVLALASHIPSSEIGTTYFQETHPDRLFAECSHYSELISSTRQMPRVLQTAIQHAIGQSGVAVVSLPGDIAAEQAPERTLEHALVTARPSVRPGDAETDKLARMINDAGKVTLFCGSGTAGAHAEVMEFAERVKAPVGHALRGKEWIQYDNPFDVGMSGLLGYGAAYEATHECDLLILLGTDFPYEAFLPDDVTIVQVDVRPEHLGRRSTLGLAVWGDVRETLRGVMPKVQPKTDRRFLDRMLKKHADALEGVVKAYTRKVEKHLPIHPEYVASVLDEEAADDAVFTVDTGMCNVWAARYLTPNGRRRVIGSFSHGSMANALPQAIGAQFLDRGRQVVSMSGDGGFSMLMGDFLTLVQYDLPVKVVLFNNSALGMVELEMLVSGLPSYGTGYRNPDFAAIARAAGAHGIRVEKPKHLRSALREAFKHKGPALVDIVTDPNALSIPPKISAEMVSGFALSAGKMVLDGGVGRMLQMARSNLRNIPRM; translated from the coding sequence ATGGCGAAGCAGACCGTGGCCGAGCAGTTCGTGGACATCCTCGTGCGGGCAGGCGTACAGCGGCTCTACGGTGTCGTCGGCGACAGCCTCAACCCGGTGGTGGACGCCATCCGGCGGAACTCCGCGATCGACTGGATCCAGGTCCGTCACGAAGAGGTCGCCGCCTTCGCCGCCGGGGCGGAAGCACAGCTCACCGGCTCCCTCGCGGCCTGCGCCGGCTCCTGCGGCCCCGGCAACCTGCACCTGATCAACGGCCTGTACGACGCCCACCGCTCGATGGCCCCGGTCCTCGCGCTGGCCTCCCACATCCCCTCCAGCGAGATCGGCACCACCTACTTCCAGGAGACCCACCCCGACCGGCTGTTCGCCGAGTGCAGTCACTACAGCGAACTGATCTCCAGCACCCGGCAGATGCCGCGGGTGCTGCAGACCGCGATCCAGCACGCCATCGGGCAGAGCGGGGTCGCGGTCGTCTCCCTCCCCGGCGATATCGCCGCCGAGCAGGCCCCCGAGCGCACCCTCGAACACGCCCTGGTCACCGCGCGCCCGTCCGTCCGCCCCGGAGACGCCGAGACCGACAAGCTGGCCCGGATGATCAACGACGCCGGCAAGGTCACGCTGTTCTGCGGCAGCGGTACCGCAGGAGCCCACGCCGAGGTCATGGAATTCGCCGAGCGGGTGAAGGCCCCGGTGGGCCATGCGCTTCGCGGCAAGGAATGGATCCAGTACGACAACCCCTTCGACGTCGGCATGAGCGGACTGCTCGGCTACGGCGCGGCCTACGAGGCCACCCACGAGTGCGACCTGCTGATCCTGCTCGGCACGGACTTCCCGTACGAGGCGTTCCTGCCCGACGACGTCACGATCGTGCAGGTCGATGTCCGCCCCGAGCACCTGGGCCGCCGCTCGACACTCGGCCTGGCCGTCTGGGGCGACGTCCGCGAGACGCTGCGCGGTGTGATGCCCAAGGTGCAGCCGAAGACGGACCGCCGGTTCCTGGACCGGATGCTGAAGAAGCACGCCGACGCTCTGGAGGGCGTGGTCAAGGCGTACACCCGCAAGGTCGAGAAGCACCTGCCGATCCACCCCGAGTACGTCGCCTCGGTCCTGGACGAGGAGGCCGCCGACGACGCGGTCTTCACGGTCGACACCGGTATGTGCAATGTCTGGGCGGCCCGCTACCTCACCCCCAACGGCCGCCGCCGGGTGATCGGTTCGTTCAGCCACGGCTCGATGGCCAACGCGCTGCCGCAGGCGATCGGCGCCCAGTTCCTCGACCGCGGGCGCCAGGTCGTCTCGATGTCGGGCGACGGCGGGTTCTCCATGCTCATGGGCGACTTCCTCACCCTGGTCCAGTACGACCTGCCGGTGAAGGTGGTGCTGTTCAACAACTCCGCGCTGGGCATGGTGGAGCTGGAGATGCTGGTCTCCGGGCTGCCGTCGTACGGCACCGGTTACCGCAACCCGGACTTCGCGGCCATCGCCCGCGCGGCCGGGGCCCACGGCATCCGGGTGGAGAAGCCCAAGCATCTGCGCAGCGCACTGCGCGAGGCCTTCAAGCACAAGGGACCGGCGCTGGTCGACATCGTCACGGACCCCAATGCCCTGTCCATCCCGCCGAAGATCAGCGCCGAGATGGTGTCCGGCTTCGCCCTGTCGGCCGGGAAGATGGTGCTGGACGGCGGCGTCGGCCGGATGCTGCAGATGGCCCGCTCCAACCTGCGGAACATTCCCAGGATGTAG
- a CDS encoding glycoside hydrolase family 38 C-terminal domain-containing protein, whose product MHDDRLLVEGRLERALGQFIRPAQYAARVPLRLAVWHAPGEPLPVGEALRAAYEPFAVGEPWGPPWSTSWFRLTGEVPKEWAGRRVEAVIDPGFSGDGPGFQAEGLVHDAEGVPIKGIHPRNRHVPVAAPARGGEKVRLLLEAAANPAVLRDFRPTDLGDVRTAPGRPLYRFAAADLAVLDEPVWQLILDVEVLSELMYELPADGSRRHEILRALEDMLDALDLHDVGATAAAGRAALADVLGRPAAASAHRVSAAGHAHIDSAWLWPLRETVRKASRTFANVTHLAAEYPELVFACSQAQQYAWVKEHQPHLWERIKEAVRKGNWAPVGSMWVESDANMPGGEALARQLACGKRFFLEELGVETEEVWLPDSFGYTAAFPQLARLAGAKWFLTQKLSWNQSDKMPHHTFWWEGIDGTRVFTHFPPVDTYNSRLAAAELAHSERNFADKGRATRSLVPFGWGDGGGGPTREMLERARRLRSLEGSPRVGIEPPARFFESAHAEYGAAAPVWSGELYLQFHRGTYTSQAKTKQGNRRSEHLLREAELWAATAAVRAGDGAYAYPYDDLDRLWKTVLLHQFHDILPGSSIAWVHREARDTYAAVAAELTRIIETALGALGSPGPLEGEETAATGVPTVFNASPYGRDEIVALPAATDAGGATEVAVHVPALGSAAVRPPGPDSATPPPAPVQADSDADGTVTLDNGLLRVVVDADGLLASVRDLHAGREVLAPGARGNLLQLHADHPNKYDAWDLDRHYRNRHTDLTDAESVELTAAGPLSATVRVTRAFGASRIVQELTLRAGSHRLDITCDIDWHESEKVLKAAFPLDVHAERSTSEVQFGHVHRPTHTNTSWDAARFEICAHRWLRVAEPGYGIALLNDSTYGHDVTRTPHPEGLGTTVRLTLLRAPHSPDPETDQGTHRFTYALLPGAGTGEAVAEGLALNLPLRTAVAPPVPPLIRVDHPALTVESVKLAEDRSGDVVVRLYESRGGRARGTLSPGFPVERVTVTDLLERPLHEEEEGPTSEVAVELRPFQILTLRLRPQHPPGV is encoded by the coding sequence GTGCACGACGACCGACTGCTGGTGGAGGGGCGTCTGGAGAGGGCGCTGGGGCAGTTCATCCGGCCCGCGCAGTACGCGGCGCGGGTACCGCTGCGGCTGGCCGTCTGGCACGCGCCTGGAGAACCACTGCCGGTGGGCGAGGCGCTGCGGGCCGCGTACGAGCCGTTCGCGGTCGGCGAGCCCTGGGGGCCGCCGTGGTCCACGAGCTGGTTCCGGCTGACGGGTGAGGTGCCCAAGGAGTGGGCGGGGCGGCGGGTGGAGGCCGTCATCGACCCCGGCTTCAGCGGGGACGGGCCAGGATTCCAGGCGGAGGGGCTTGTCCACGACGCCGAGGGCGTGCCGATCAAGGGCATCCATCCGCGCAACCGGCACGTCCCCGTCGCCGCGCCGGCCCGCGGCGGGGAAAAGGTACGGCTGCTGCTGGAGGCCGCCGCCAATCCGGCGGTGCTGCGGGATTTCCGCCCCACCGACCTCGGCGATGTGCGTACCGCGCCCGGCCGTCCGCTCTACCGCTTCGCCGCGGCGGATCTCGCGGTGCTCGACGAGCCGGTCTGGCAGTTGATCCTGGATGTCGAGGTGCTGTCGGAGCTGATGTACGAGCTGCCTGCCGACGGCTCGCGCCGGCACGAGATCCTGCGGGCGCTGGAGGACATGCTCGACGCCCTCGACCTGCATGACGTCGGTGCCACCGCGGCCGCGGGGCGGGCCGCGCTGGCGGACGTCCTCGGCCGCCCGGCCGCGGCGAGCGCCCATCGCGTCTCGGCCGCCGGACATGCGCATATCGACTCCGCCTGGCTGTGGCCGCTGCGCGAGACGGTCCGCAAGGCGTCCCGCACCTTCGCCAATGTCACCCATCTGGCCGCGGAGTACCCGGAGTTGGTGTTCGCCTGCTCCCAGGCGCAGCAGTACGCCTGGGTCAAGGAGCACCAGCCGCACCTCTGGGAGCGCATCAAGGAAGCCGTGCGGAAGGGGAACTGGGCTCCGGTCGGCTCGATGTGGGTGGAGTCCGACGCCAATATGCCCGGCGGTGAGGCGCTGGCCCGGCAGCTGGCGTGTGGCAAGCGCTTCTTCCTGGAGGAGCTGGGGGTGGAGACCGAGGAGGTCTGGCTGCCCGACTCGTTCGGCTATACCGCCGCGTTCCCGCAGCTGGCGCGGCTGGCGGGGGCGAAGTGGTTCCTGACGCAGAAGCTGTCGTGGAACCAGAGCGACAAGATGCCGCACCACACCTTCTGGTGGGAGGGCATCGACGGCACCCGGGTCTTCACCCACTTCCCGCCGGTGGACACCTACAACTCCCGGCTGGCGGCCGCTGAACTCGCCCATTCGGAGCGCAACTTCGCGGACAAGGGCCGCGCCACCCGTTCCCTGGTGCCCTTCGGCTGGGGTGACGGCGGTGGCGGCCCGACCCGCGAGATGCTGGAGCGGGCCCGCCGGCTGCGCTCCCTGGAGGGCTCCCCGCGCGTCGGGATCGAGCCGCCGGCCCGGTTCTTCGAGTCCGCCCACGCGGAGTACGGGGCGGCGGCACCGGTCTGGTCGGGTGAGCTGTACCTCCAGTTCCACCGCGGCACGTACACCTCGCAGGCGAAGACCAAACAGGGCAACCGGCGCAGCGAACACCTGTTGCGGGAGGCGGAGTTGTGGGCGGCGACGGCGGCGGTGCGGGCGGGTGACGGTGCCTACGCCTATCCGTACGACGACCTCGACCGTCTCTGGAAGACCGTGCTGCTGCACCAGTTCCACGACATCCTCCCGGGGTCGTCCATCGCCTGGGTGCATCGCGAGGCCCGTGACACCTACGCGGCGGTGGCCGCCGAACTGACCAGGATCATCGAGACGGCGCTCGGGGCGCTCGGGTCACCCGGGCCGCTGGAGGGCGAGGAGACGGCGGCGACCGGGGTGCCCACGGTGTTCAACGCCTCGCCCTACGGCCGGGACGAGATCGTCGCGCTGCCGGCGGCCACGGACGCGGGCGGGGCCACCGAGGTCGCGGTGCATGTCCCCGCCCTGGGGTCGGCGGCCGTCCGCCCGCCCGGCCCGGACTCCGCCACCCCGCCGCCCGCGCCCGTACAGGCGGACAGCGACGCCGACGGCACCGTCACGCTCGACAACGGGCTGCTGCGGGTGGTCGTCGACGCCGACGGCCTGCTGGCGTCCGTACGCGATCTGCACGCCGGGCGCGAGGTGCTGGCGCCGGGAGCCCGCGGCAACCTGCTGCAACTGCACGCCGACCACCCCAACAAGTACGACGCCTGGGACCTCGACCGGCACTACCGCAACCGGCACACCGATCTGACCGACGCCGAGTCGGTGGAGCTGACCGCGGCCGGTCCGCTGTCCGCGACAGTGCGGGTGACCAGGGCGTTCGGCGCGTCCCGGATCGTTCAGGAGCTGACGCTGCGGGCGGGCTCACACCGCCTCGACATCACCTGCGACATCGACTGGCACGAGTCGGAGAAGGTCCTCAAGGCCGCCTTCCCCCTGGATGTGCACGCCGAACGGTCCACCTCCGAGGTGCAGTTCGGGCACGTACACCGCCCCACCCACACCAACACGAGCTGGGACGCGGCCCGTTTCGAGATCTGCGCGCACCGCTGGCTGCGGGTCGCCGAGCCGGGCTACGGCATCGCGCTGCTCAACGACTCGACGTACGGCCACGACGTCACCCGCACCCCGCACCCGGAGGGCCTGGGCACGACCGTCCGGCTCACCCTGCTGCGCGCGCCGCACAGCCCCGACCCCGAGACCGACCAGGGCACCCACCGCTTCACCTATGCGCTGCTGCCGGGCGCCGGGACCGGCGAGGCGGTCGCCGAGGGGCTGGCGCTCAACCTGCCGCTGCGGACCGCCGTCGCGCCGCCCGTCCCCCCGCTGATCCGCGTCGACCACCCGGCCCTCACCGTCGAGTCGGTCAAGCTCGCCGAGGACCGCAGCGGCGATGTGGTGGTGCGGCTGTACGAGTCGCGCGGCGGACGCGCCCGCGGCACGCTCTCCCCAGGCTTCCCGGTCGAACGGGTCACCGTCACGGACCTGCTGGAGCGGCCGCTGCACGAGGAGGAGGAAGGGCCGACCTCGGAGGTGGCGGTGGAGCTGCGCCCGTTCCAGATCCTGACGCTCCGGCTCCGGCCGCAGCACCCGCCCGGGGTCTGA
- a CDS encoding ATP-binding protein, whose protein sequence is MERKVRHADLKAVGEVRRELRQLLSRWSAPGDGEFTEVATLLTSELVTNALVHAEGGAVVTARVSDRLRVEVRDFVPGRPEPRAPTTDGTSGRGLMLVRSLADAWGIRAESLGKSVWFELGGGPA, encoded by the coding sequence CTGGAGCGGAAGGTGCGGCATGCGGATCTGAAAGCGGTCGGCGAGGTGCGCAGGGAGCTGCGCCAACTGCTCAGCCGCTGGTCGGCGCCGGGGGACGGCGAGTTCACGGAGGTCGCGACGCTGCTCACCAGCGAGCTGGTCACCAACGCCCTGGTCCATGCGGAGGGCGGCGCCGTCGTCACGGCCCGGGTCAGCGACCGGCTGCGGGTGGAGGTGCGGGACTTTGTTCCCGGCCGTCCCGAGCCGCGCGCCCCGACCACCGACGGCACCTCCGGCAGGGGACTGATGCTGGTGCGCTCCTTAGCCGACGCCTGGGGAATACGTGCCGAAAGCCTCGGCAAGAGCGTGTGGTTCGAACTGGGCGGCGGACCGGCCTGA
- a CDS encoding DUF2637 domain-containing protein → MRMTDIPLDWLVPGVLLLVGVPVVAALVVRGRRAAARSAGEDSWERSEERRRRKETVFASASYLLLFCCAAVAAALSFHGLVGFGVQNLNLSGGWEYLVPFGLDGAAMFCSVLAVREASHGDAALGSRMLVWTFAGAAAWFNWVHAPRGLDHAGAPQFFAGMSLSAAVLFDRALKQTRRAALREQGLVPRPLPQIRIVRWLRAPRETFGAWSLMLLEGVRTLDEAVEEVREDRREKEQHRLRRREQGKLDRARLKAINRQHRSWGRGGGRQLAVTQAATASAEVAGPDPAIAGDAEPLLAGEPLLTGELPVRARPALKAVSGAEAEGAATADGPRRTVDLTAEDDTQTIPRLDSLEEKLAEIERQFG, encoded by the coding sequence ATGAGAATGACCGACATACCGCTGGACTGGCTGGTTCCCGGAGTCTTGCTGCTCGTCGGGGTGCCGGTGGTCGCGGCGCTGGTGGTGCGGGGCAGGCGAGCGGCCGCCCGGTCCGCCGGTGAGGACTCCTGGGAGCGGAGCGAGGAGCGCCGGCGCCGCAAGGAGACGGTCTTCGCGTCGGCGTCCTATCTGCTGCTGTTCTGCTGTGCGGCGGTCGCGGCTGCGCTGTCCTTCCATGGTTTGGTCGGCTTCGGTGTGCAGAACCTCAACCTCTCCGGGGGCTGGGAGTACCTGGTGCCGTTCGGGCTCGACGGTGCGGCGATGTTCTGTTCCGTGCTCGCCGTGCGGGAGGCCAGCCACGGTGATGCGGCGCTCGGTTCGCGGATGCTGGTGTGGACGTTCGCGGGCGCGGCGGCGTGGTTCAACTGGGTGCATGCGCCGCGCGGCCTGGACCACGCGGGCGCCCCGCAGTTCTTCGCCGGGATGTCGCTGTCGGCGGCGGTCCTCTTCGACCGGGCGCTCAAGCAGACCCGCCGGGCGGCGCTGCGCGAGCAGGGGCTGGTGCCCCGTCCGCTGCCGCAGATCCGCATCGTCCGCTGGCTGCGCGCTCCCCGGGAGACCTTCGGGGCCTGGTCGCTGATGCTGCTGGAGGGCGTACGGACGCTGGACGAGGCGGTCGAGGAGGTCCGCGAGGACCGACGCGAGAAGGAGCAGCACCGTCTGCGCAGGCGCGAGCAGGGCAAGCTCGACCGGGCGCGCCTCAAGGCCATCAACCGGCAGCACCGCAGCTGGGGCCGTGGTGGCGGTCGGCAGCTGGCGGTGACGCAGGCGGCGACGGCGTCCGCTGAGGTGGCCGGCCCCGACCCCGCCATAGCCGGCGATGCCGAGCCGCTGCTCGCTGGGGAGCCGCTGCTCACCGGGGAGCTGCCGGTGCGCGCCCGTCCGGCCCTCAAGGCCGTGTCCGGCGCTGAGGCCGAGGGCGCCGCGACCGCGGACGGGCCCCGGCGGACCGTGGATCTCACCGCCGAGGACGACACCCAGACCATTCCCCGTCTGGACTCCCTGGAGGAGAAGTTGGCCGAGATCGAGCGGCAATTCGGCTGA
- a CDS encoding DinB family protein, with amino-acid sequence MIDEFAKDNLHGRLRRDRKALLWKLDGLSEYDARRPLTATGTNLLGLVKHVATVEARYFGEVFDRPSPEPLPRWQDSDGSDLWATEDETRDQIIGFYRRTWEHSDATINELPLDAPGHVPWWPEPSADTNLFAIMVHVLGESIRHTGHADILREGLDGRTGLRAELEKQIDEEARAAYCVKIEQAARSAAPVKAQRLSHVPGVPDCVVGPMG; translated from the coding sequence ATGATCGATGAATTCGCGAAAGACAACCTGCACGGGAGACTGCGGCGGGACCGCAAGGCGCTGCTCTGGAAACTCGACGGCTTGTCCGAATACGACGCCCGCCGACCTTTGACAGCGACCGGGACCAACCTCCTCGGCCTGGTCAAACACGTGGCCACCGTCGAGGCCAGGTACTTCGGCGAGGTCTTCGACCGCCCTTCCCCGGAACCGCTGCCCCGGTGGCAGGACTCCGACGGCAGCGATCTGTGGGCGACCGAGGACGAGACCCGCGATCAGATCATCGGGTTCTACCGGCGCACGTGGGAACACTCGGACGCGACGATCAACGAGCTTCCCCTCGACGCCCCCGGCCACGTGCCGTGGTGGCCGGAGCCTTCTGCCGACACGAACCTGTTCGCCATCATGGTCCATGTCCTCGGCGAGTCCATCCGGCATACCGGGCACGCCGATATCCTGCGCGAGGGCCTCGACGGCCGGACCGGGTTGCGCGCCGAACTCGAGAAGCAGATCGACGAGGAAGCCCGCGCAGCCTACTGCGTGAAGATCGAGCAGGCCGCCAGGTCGGCCGCACCAGTCAAGGCTCAGAGGTTGTCTCACGTGCCGGGTGTACCCGATTGCGTTGTGGGTCCCATGGGCTGA